Proteins from one Xenorhabdus griffiniae genomic window:
- the clpA gene encoding ATP-dependent Clp protease ATP-binding subunit ClpA produces MLNQELELSLNIAFAKARDNRHEFMTVEHLLLALLSNTSAREALEACKVDLAMLRQELESFIAQTTPLLSENDDRDTQPTLSFQRVLQRAVFHVQSSGRSEVSGANVLVAIFSEQESQAAYLLRKYDVSRLDVVNFISHGTRKDESDHDAHHSINPVQEEPVISEDRLENFTTNLNQLAQKGQIDPLVGRQNELERTIQVLCRRRKNNPLFVGESGVGKTAIAEGLAWCIVQKNVPEVMKDCTIYSLDIGSLLAGTKYRGDFEKRFKSLLKTLEQDSKSILFIDEIHTIIGAGAASGGQVDAANLIKPLLSSGRIRVIGSTTYHEFSNIFEKDRALARRFQKIDILEPSSEETVQIINGLRAKYEAHHDVRYTAKAIRAAVELSVKYITDRHLPDKAIDVIDEAGARTRLVPASRRKKTINVADIETVVARIARIPEKTVSASDKDVLKSLDERLKMLVFGQEKAIAALTEAIRMSRAGLGQDHKPVGSFLFAGPTGVGKTEVTVQLAKVLNVKLLRFDMSEYMERHTVSRLIGAPPGYVGYDQGGLLTDAIIKHPHSVLLLDEIEKAHPDVFNLLLQVMDNGTLTDNNGRKADFRNVILVMTTNAGVREIQRKSIGFTEQDNSPDGMEEIKRLFTPEFRNRLDSIIWFDALSLEVIQQVVDKFIVELQAQLDEKGVSLEVSAAARQWLCDKGYDKAMGARPMARVIQDNLKKPLANELLFGSLVHGGSVKIELDKAKQILVYDFKSAQKSNNKKSEDAVL; encoded by the coding sequence ATGCTCAATCAAGAACTGGAGCTTAGTCTCAATATTGCTTTTGCCAAAGCAAGGGATAACAGACATGAATTTATGACTGTGGAGCACCTGTTGCTGGCGTTGTTAAGTAACACATCAGCGCGAGAAGCACTGGAGGCTTGTAAAGTCGATTTGGCGATGTTACGCCAAGAATTAGAAAGTTTTATAGCACAAACCACCCCCTTGTTATCTGAAAATGATGACAGGGATACACAACCTACATTAAGTTTTCAGCGTGTTTTGCAACGTGCGGTATTTCATGTTCAATCTTCGGGGCGTTCGGAAGTCTCGGGAGCGAATGTCTTGGTTGCCATTTTTAGTGAACAGGAATCGCAGGCTGCTTATTTATTGCGTAAGTATGACGTCAGTCGTTTGGATGTTGTGAACTTCATCTCTCATGGAACGCGCAAAGATGAATCAGACCATGATGCTCACCACAGTATCAATCCAGTTCAGGAAGAACCGGTAATTAGTGAAGATCGATTGGAAAATTTCACGACCAATCTGAATCAATTGGCACAGAAAGGACAAATTGATCCGCTTGTCGGCCGTCAGAATGAATTGGAGAGAACGATTCAGGTACTCTGCCGTCGCCGTAAAAATAATCCTCTGTTTGTTGGCGAATCGGGTGTAGGTAAGACGGCCATTGCTGAGGGGCTTGCATGGTGTATCGTGCAAAAGAATGTCCCTGAAGTGATGAAGGATTGTACCATCTATTCTCTTGATATTGGCTCATTGTTAGCGGGAACAAAGTATCGCGGTGATTTTGAGAAGCGCTTCAAGTCTTTGTTAAAAACATTAGAGCAGGACAGTAAAAGCATTCTCTTCATTGACGAAATCCATACTATTATTGGTGCAGGCGCCGCATCAGGTGGCCAGGTGGACGCAGCTAATCTCATCAAACCGTTGTTGTCCAGTGGGCGTATACGGGTAATTGGCTCAACGACTTACCACGAGTTTAGCAATATTTTTGAAAAAGATCGGGCTTTGGCTCGTCGATTCCAAAAAATTGATATTCTTGAGCCTTCTTCTGAAGAAACGGTACAAATTATCAATGGACTACGTGCTAAATATGAAGCACACCATGATGTTCGTTATACAGCGAAGGCCATTCGAGCGGCGGTTGAGTTATCTGTGAAGTATATTACCGATCGTCATTTACCGGATAAAGCCATTGATGTTATTGATGAGGCTGGAGCAAGGACCAGATTAGTGCCTGCTAGCCGCCGTAAGAAGACGATCAATGTTGCCGATATTGAAACTGTTGTTGCTCGCATAGCCCGTATTCCAGAAAAAACGGTGTCAGCCAGCGATAAAGATGTATTGAAGTCACTGGATGAACGTTTGAAAATGTTGGTTTTTGGTCAGGAAAAAGCGATTGCTGCTTTGACGGAAGCCATCAGGATGAGCCGTGCTGGATTGGGACAAGATCATAAACCTGTGGGATCTTTCTTGTTTGCAGGGCCAACGGGAGTGGGGAAAACCGAAGTCACGGTCCAACTTGCTAAGGTCTTGAATGTCAAATTATTGCGATTTGATATGTCAGAGTATATGGAACGTCATACTGTCAGTCGTTTAATCGGTGCTCCTCCGGGGTATGTTGGATATGATCAGGGAGGATTATTGACCGATGCAATCATCAAACATCCTCATTCTGTACTGTTACTGGATGAGATTGAAAAAGCCCATCCTGATGTTTTTAACCTGCTGTTACAGGTTATGGATAATGGTACATTGACTGACAATAATGGCCGCAAGGCGGATTTCCGCAATGTTATTTTGGTGATGACAACCAATGCAGGAGTGCGTGAAATACAGCGTAAATCCATTGGATTCACTGAACAGGATAACAGCCCGGATGGTATGGAAGAGATAAAGCGGCTTTTCACACCTGAATTCCGCAATCGTCTTGATAGCATCATCTGGTTTGATGCACTCTCTCTTGAAGTTATTCAGCAAGTTGTTGATAAATTTATCGTTGAGTTACAAGCCCAACTAGATGAAAAAGGCGTTTCTTTGGAAGTCAGTGCAGCTGCACGTCAATGGTTATGTGACAAAGGTTATGATAAGGCGATGGGAGCACGACCTATGGCCCGTGTCATTCAGGACAACCTCAAAAAACCACTGGCGAATGAATTGTTATTTGGCTCTTTGGTGCATGGAGGCTCAGTCAAGATTGAACTTGATAAAGCTAAACAGATATTGGTATATGATTTCAAGAGTGCCCAAAAATCGAATAATAAGAAATCAGAAGATGCTGTATTGTAA
- the aat gene encoding leucyl/phenylalanyl-tRNA--protein transferase, whose protein sequence is MSIAQLGNSYEFPHPTNALVEPNGLLAFGGDLSAERLRVAYHEGIFPWYSPDEPPLWWSPDPRAVLIPGELHIGRTLRRFIHKHAYQITVNYAFDEVIYHCAQRQEGTWIGPDVQKGYQTLHKEGLAHSIEVWHDHQLVGGLYGVCVGTLFCGESMFSKMENASKCAFVAFYHHFLRHGGQLFDCQVLNHHTESLGAKNIPREKFLQHLYQLRKQSLQSGCWSVQKLDL, encoded by the coding sequence ATGTCGATAGCTCAATTGGGTAACTCATATGAATTCCCCCATCCCACTAATGCGCTGGTTGAACCCAATGGTTTATTGGCATTTGGCGGAGATCTAAGTGCAGAACGTTTGCGAGTAGCGTATCATGAGGGAATTTTTCCGTGGTATTCGCCTGATGAACCGCCTTTATGGTGGTCTCCCGATCCAAGGGCCGTGCTGATCCCAGGAGAATTGCATATTGGCCGAACGCTACGTCGATTTATTCACAAACATGCTTACCAAATTACGGTAAACTATGCTTTTGATGAAGTGATATATCATTGCGCTCAACGACAAGAAGGTACCTGGATTGGACCAGACGTTCAAAAAGGTTATCAAACCTTACATAAAGAAGGATTAGCTCATTCAATTGAAGTCTGGCATGACCATCAACTTGTAGGTGGTTTATACGGCGTTTGTGTCGGTACACTATTTTGTGGTGAATCGATGTTTAGCAAAATGGAGAATGCTTCCAAATGTGCTTTTGTCGCATTCTATCACCATTTTTTACGTCACGGTGGCCAACTATTTGACTGTCAGGTATTAAATCACCATACAGAATCATTGGGTGCTAAAAATATTCCGAGAGAAAAGTTTCTCCAGCATCTTTATCAATTGAGAAAGCAGTCATTGCAATCAGGCTGCTGGTCTGTACAAAAGCTGGATTTATAA
- the cydD gene encoding heme ABC transporter permease/ATP-binding protein CydD: MDKTRQSELVRWLKQQTAPARRWLRLSMLLGLISGLLIISQAWLLATILQALIMDNVPRENLIDQFLMLAATFTLRAIVNAVRERVGFICGKVVRQQIRNMVLDKLEQLGPMWVKGKPAGSWATIILEQIEDMQDFYSRYLPQIALATMIPILILVTVFPINWAAGLILFVTAPLIPLFMALVGLGAADANRRNFVALSRLSGNFLDRLRGLETLRLFHRGEAEVEQITESTESFRRRTMEVLRMAFLSSAVLEFFAAISIAVVAVYFGFSYLGELHFGSYGVGVTLFAGFLALILAPEFFQPLRDLGTFYHAKAQAVGAAESLFTLLSSDGEQAASSGEKTLSDNEPVTIEARELEIMSHDGHRLAGPLHFTIDKRQRIALVGKSGAGKSSLINVLLGFLPYHGSLKINGIELRELSLAKWRERLSWVGQNPYLPEQTLLDNIRLGQYDATQAQLRDVMERAYVSEFINDLPDGINTVIGDNAARLSVGQAQRIAVARALLNPCQLLLLDEPAASLDAHSEQRVMMALNQASHQQTTLLVTHLLEETLSYDQIWVMENGLLIEQGDYQTLSQSQGVFSRLLSHRSVEL, from the coding sequence ATGGACAAAACAAGACAATCTGAACTTGTTCGATGGCTAAAACAGCAAACTGCACCTGCCCGTCGGTGGCTTCGTTTATCAATGCTGCTTGGCTTAATCAGTGGATTGCTGATTATTTCCCAAGCCTGGCTCTTGGCGACAATTCTGCAAGCCCTGATTATGGACAATGTTCCCCGTGAAAACCTTATTGACCAATTTCTCATGTTGGCTGCAACTTTTACATTACGGGCGATTGTCAATGCCGTTCGGGAACGTGTCGGATTTATTTGTGGCAAAGTTGTACGCCAACAAATTCGCAATATGGTATTGGATAAACTTGAACAACTAGGCCCTATGTGGGTTAAGGGGAAACCCGCCGGCAGTTGGGCAACCATTATCCTGGAGCAGATAGAAGACATGCAGGATTTCTATTCTCGCTATCTACCGCAAATTGCTCTTGCTACCATGATCCCTATCTTAATCCTGGTTACTGTATTTCCAATTAATTGGGCCGCAGGATTGATTTTATTTGTAACCGCGCCATTGATTCCGCTATTTATGGCATTGGTGGGGTTAGGCGCCGCAGATGCCAATCGGCGCAATTTTGTTGCCCTCAGCCGTTTAAGCGGTAATTTTCTCGATCGTTTACGGGGTTTGGAAACTTTACGCCTGTTCCATCGAGGAGAAGCGGAAGTTGAACAAATCACCGAGTCAACAGAAAGTTTTCGCCGCAGAACGATGGAAGTTCTGCGCATGGCATTTTTATCTTCGGCGGTTTTAGAATTTTTTGCCGCAATCTCCATTGCCGTTGTTGCTGTTTATTTTGGTTTTTCCTATTTGGGAGAATTGCACTTTGGTAGCTATGGTGTGGGGGTTACGTTGTTTGCCGGTTTCCTTGCGTTAATCCTGGCACCTGAGTTTTTTCAACCACTGCGCGATTTAGGTACGTTTTATCACGCCAAAGCCCAGGCAGTCGGCGCGGCAGAATCGCTCTTCACCTTACTTAGCAGCGATGGAGAACAGGCAGCAAGTAGCGGTGAGAAAACATTATCAGATAATGAACCCGTTACCATTGAGGCCAGAGAACTGGAAATTATGTCTCACGATGGACATCGTCTTGCTGGTCCTTTGCATTTTACCATTGATAAGCGTCAGCGGATTGCTCTGGTTGGAAAAAGTGGGGCGGGCAAAAGTTCGTTGATCAATGTATTGCTGGGATTCTTGCCTTATCATGGCTCCTTGAAAATCAATGGCATTGAGTTGCGTGAACTCAGTCTCGCTAAATGGCGTGAACGCTTAAGTTGGGTTGGACAAAACCCATACCTGCCAGAACAGACTCTGCTCGACAATATTCGTCTTGGCCAATATGACGCAACGCAAGCACAACTCCGTGATGTGATGGAACGGGCTTATGTCAGTGAGTTTATTAACGACCTTCCAGATGGCATCAATACGGTGATAGGTGACAACGCTGCTCGTCTGTCTGTCGGACAAGCCCAGCGGATTGCGGTAGCACGAGCATTGTTAAATCCTTGCCAATTATTGCTCTTAGACGAACCCGCCGCCAGTCTTGATGCCCATAGCGAACAGCGTGTGATGATGGCTTTAAATCAGGCCTCGCATCAACAAACCACATTATTGGTCACTCACTTGCTAGAAGAAACACTATCATATGACCAGATTTGGGTAATGGAAAATGGATTGCTTATCGAACAAGGTGATTATCAAACTTTAAGCCAGTCTCAAGGTGTATTTTCTCGTCTGTTATCTCACCGTAGTGTGGAGCTTTAA
- the trxB gene encoding thioredoxin-disulfide reductase, with protein MSTAKHSKLIILGSGPAGYTAAVYAARANLNPVLITGVEKGGQLTTTTEVENWPGDPEGLTGPGLMERMFQHAEKFQTEIISDHIQKVDFSNRPFRLFGDDQEYTCDALIIATGASARYLGLPSEEAFKGRGVSACATCDGFFYRKQKVAVVGGGNTAVEEALYLANIASEVHLIHRRDTFRSEKILIDRMMEKVKNGNIILHTDRTLDEVLGDDMGVTGIRIRDTKSDNTEELDVTGVFIAIGHSPNTGIFDGQLELENGYIKVQSGLHGNATQTSIPGIFAAGDVMDHVYRQAITSAGTGCMAALDAERFLDGLATK; from the coding sequence ATGAGCACAGCCAAACACAGTAAACTTATCATTCTTGGCTCAGGTCCTGCTGGTTATACCGCTGCTGTGTATGCAGCCCGCGCTAACCTAAATCCCGTCCTCATTACTGGGGTTGAAAAAGGCGGCCAATTGACCACCACGACTGAGGTTGAAAACTGGCCCGGCGATCCTGAAGGGCTGACTGGCCCTGGCTTGATGGAGCGCATGTTCCAACACGCCGAAAAATTTCAAACAGAAATTATTTCTGATCATATTCAGAAAGTTGATTTCTCAAATAGACCATTCCGCTTATTTGGTGATGATCAAGAATATACCTGCGATGCTTTAATCATCGCGACAGGTGCTTCAGCCCGTTATCTCGGATTGCCTTCGGAAGAAGCTTTCAAAGGCCGTGGTGTATCAGCTTGTGCAACATGTGATGGATTTTTCTATCGCAAACAAAAGGTTGCCGTAGTCGGTGGAGGCAATACTGCCGTTGAAGAAGCACTGTATTTGGCAAACATTGCCTCTGAAGTACATTTGATTCACCGCCGTGATACTTTCCGTTCAGAGAAAATCCTGATTGACCGTATGATGGAAAAAGTGAAGAACGGCAACATTATTCTGCATACTGATCGTACGTTGGATGAAGTTCTGGGTGATGATATGGGTGTGACAGGCATCCGCATTCGTGATACGAAAAGTGATAATACCGAAGAACTGGATGTTACCGGCGTTTTCATTGCCATCGGCCATAGTCCAAACACGGGTATCTTTGACGGTCAACTGGAACTGGAAAACGGCTATATCAAAGTCCAATCTGGCTTGCATGGTAATGCCACCCAGACTTCTATTCCAGGTATCTTTGCCGCTGGAGATGTTATGGATCATGTGTATCGCCAGGCCATCACCTCAGCAGGTACAGGCTGTATGGCGGCACTGGATGCCGAACGTTTCCTTGACGGGCTGGCAACCAAATAA
- the infA gene encoding translation initiation factor IF-1, with product MAKEDTNFEMQGTVLETLPNTVFRVELDNGHIVTAHISGKMRKNYIRILTGDKVTVELTTYDPEKGRITFRSR from the coding sequence ATGGCCAAAGAAGACACTAATTTTGAAATGCAAGGTACTGTTTTAGAAACACTGCCAAATACTGTGTTTCGCGTTGAATTAGACAACGGACACATTGTCACTGCTCATATCTCAGGAAAAATGCGCAAGAACTATATCCGCATCCTGACAGGAGACAAGGTTACAGTTGAGCTAACTACATATGATCCGGAAAAAGGACGCATTACTTTCCGTAGCCGCTGA
- the cspD gene encoding cold shock-like protein CspD produces the protein METGTVKWFNNAKGFGFICPASGGEDIFAHYSTIQMDGYRTLKAGQKVNFNVHQGPKGNHASLIVPLEDGSKSKK, from the coding sequence ATGGAAACAGGTACTGTTAAATGGTTCAATAATGCAAAGGGCTTTGGATTTATTTGCCCAGCCAGCGGGGGCGAGGATATATTCGCTCACTATTCAACCATTCAGATGGATGGTTATAGGACGCTGAAAGCGGGGCAAAAAGTGAACTTTAACGTTCATCAAGGCCCCAAAGGTAACCACGCCAGTCTTATTGTACCTCTGGAAGATGGTTCAAAATCAAAAAAATAG
- the clpS gene encoding ATP-dependent Clp protease adapter ClpS: protein MTEFYNDLKVEEFIEDDVKQKLQPPSMYKVILNNDDYTPMEFVVDVLQKFFSYDVERATQLMLDVHYKGKAVCGIYTAEVAETKAAQVNMYAKEHEHPLLCTLEKV, encoded by the coding sequence ATGACTGAGTTTTATAACGATTTGAAAGTTGAAGAATTTATTGAGGATGATGTAAAACAAAAACTACAACCACCATCAATGTATAAGGTTATTCTTAACAATGACGATTATACCCCTATGGAGTTTGTGGTTGACGTATTGCAAAAGTTCTTTTCTTATGATGTTGAACGAGCAACGCAACTAATGCTGGATGTCCATTACAAAGGGAAAGCAGTTTGCGGAATTTATACGGCAGAGGTCGCAGAAACTAAAGCTGCGCAAGTGAACATGTATGCTAAGGAGCACGAGCATCCGTTACTTTGCACGCTGGAAAAAGTCTGA
- the cydC gene encoding heme ABC transporter ATP-binding protein/permease CydC, which yields MRVLLPFLALYRRHWFLISLGMVLAIVTLLASIGLLTLSGWFLAGTALAGFAGLYTFNYMLPAAGVRGAAIFRTAGRYGERLVSHDATFRVLAHLRVFAFQKILPLSPGGIARFRQGELLNRLVADVETLDHLYLRVISPVLAAFVVILTLTFGLSFLDTPLAYTIGGIMLGMLLILPYVFYHAGKPYGRNITQQRGQYRTLLTSALQGQAELSVFGALKRFRQSMAEIENDWLKSQQKQASLTGLSQAIMIFSTGMTVTLILWLAAAGVGENSQAGALIALFTFCTLAAFEALGPVSMAFQHMGQVIASATRVSQLMHQKPEVTFPSHGPQANSEISLEIKNVDFTYPGQPQPVLKNISLSLTSGEHIALLGKTGCGKSTLLQLLTRAWDVNSGEIQLNQHSISHYDESTLRSMMSIVPQRIHVFSHTLRENLLLAKPDAGDDEITTVLQQVGLGHLLDTDKKLNCWMGEGGRQLSGGEQRRLGIARALLHNAPLMLLDEPTEGLDADTEQQILSLLHHSCQHKTLIIVTHRLTGLQFMDQICVMDGGRIIEQGQHNALLAQQGRYYQFYQRQQFYQLQSYPEQR from the coding sequence ATGCGTGTATTACTCCCATTTCTCGCACTCTACCGCCGCCATTGGTTTCTCATCAGCTTAGGTATGGTATTGGCGATTGTGACGCTGCTAGCCAGTATTGGATTGCTAACACTCTCTGGTTGGTTCCTTGCTGGCACAGCCCTGGCTGGGTTCGCGGGGTTATATACATTCAACTATATGCTGCCTGCCGCCGGTGTTCGCGGGGCGGCCATTTTTCGTACTGCTGGTCGTTATGGTGAACGGCTGGTCAGCCATGATGCTACATTCCGGGTATTAGCACATTTACGTGTTTTTGCGTTTCAAAAAATACTCCCTCTTTCTCCTGGCGGTATTGCTCGTTTTCGTCAAGGTGAGTTGTTAAATAGGCTTGTTGCGGATGTCGAAACATTGGATCACTTGTATCTGCGGGTTATTTCCCCTGTCCTCGCCGCATTCGTCGTCATTCTCACTCTAACCTTTGGCCTGAGCTTCCTTGATACCCCCCTCGCCTATACTATTGGCGGTATTATGTTAGGGATGTTGCTGATATTACCTTATGTGTTTTATCACGCAGGAAAACCTTATGGCAGAAACATTACTCAACAACGCGGCCAATATCGTACATTACTTACCAGCGCCTTACAGGGGCAAGCTGAATTAAGCGTGTTTGGCGCACTCAAACGCTTTCGTCAATCCATGGCAGAGATTGAAAATGACTGGTTGAAAAGCCAGCAAAAACAAGCCAGTTTGACCGGCCTTTCACAAGCTATCATGATTTTTTCCACCGGTATGACAGTGACGCTGATACTGTGGCTAGCGGCGGCAGGTGTGGGAGAAAATAGTCAGGCAGGTGCATTGATCGCACTGTTTACATTCTGCACTCTTGCTGCGTTTGAAGCACTTGGACCAGTCAGCATGGCATTCCAGCACATGGGGCAAGTCATTGCATCTGCAACTCGGGTTTCTCAGTTGATGCACCAAAAACCGGAAGTCACCTTCCCTTCTCATGGACCGCAAGCAAATAGCGAGATAAGCCTTGAAATAAAAAATGTTGATTTCACCTATCCAGGCCAGCCACAGCCAGTATTGAAAAATATCTCTCTGTCCCTGACATCAGGTGAACATATTGCTTTACTGGGAAAAACAGGATGTGGTAAATCCACGCTTTTGCAATTATTGACGCGTGCCTGGGATGTCAATAGCGGTGAAATTCAACTTAATCAGCACTCTATCTCCCATTATGATGAGTCAACATTACGTTCAATGATGTCTATCGTTCCCCAGCGGATACATGTCTTTAGCCATACTTTGCGTGAAAATCTCTTATTGGCAAAACCAGATGCTGGTGACGATGAAATAACAACCGTACTGCAACAAGTAGGTTTAGGGCACTTGCTAGACACTGATAAAAAGCTAAACTGTTGGATGGGTGAAGGCGGGCGTCAGCTTTCCGGTGGAGAACAGCGTCGTTTGGGTATTGCCAGAGCATTATTGCACAATGCCCCTTTAATGCTGCTGGATGAGCCAACTGAAGGACTCGATGCAGATACAGAACAGCAAATTCTGTCGCTGCTACACCATAGTTGTCAGCATAAGACTTTGATTATCGTTACCCATCGCCTCACTGGCTTGCAATTCATGGATCAAATCTGCGTTATGGATGGAGGACGTATTATCGAGCAAGGTCAGCATAATGCGCTACTGGCTCAACAAGGGCGTTACTATCAATTTTACCAGCGGCAACAATTTTATCAGCTACAGAGCTATCCTGAGCAAAGGTGA
- the macB gene encoding macrolide ABC transporter ATP-binding protein/permease MacB, producing MGTLLELKGVSRNYPAGDGQVTVLDDISLSIQAGEMVAIVGASGSGKSTLMNILGCLDKPSSGEYWVAGRNIADLDSDQLAELRREYFGFIFQRYHLLAHLTAEQNVEIPAIYSGVSKIQRRERAIELLKSLGLGNRIDYRPTQLSGGQQQRVSIARALMNGGQVILADEPTGALDSTSGQEMMDILKKLCQRGHTVVIVTHDPNIAAQAQRVIEIKDGRIMREVRSSEHQKLPHISSSVDTKTVNVKTSSVQKIWGRFNEALLMAWRAMNVNKLRTLLTMLGIIIGIASVVTIVVIGDAAKSMVLSHIKSIATNSISIYPGKDFGSDNALDMQALKLTDITAIKSQPYVLAASPEFINSGRLRQGNMDAKAQILGVGNDFFQVYAMKFSQGIPFTADMIERQSQVVIIDDNTRKKFFPYQDNVVGKELLLANMPLTVIGVIASGQTLYSSDTLQVWVPYSTMNSRLMNQNYLNSIVIRLKDGYVSNEAEEKLNQLLIFRHGKKDFHTYNVNKTIKIMDKTTRTMQIFLTLIAVISLVVGGIGVMNIMLVSVTERTREIGIRMAVGARTSDIMQQFLIEAVLVCLIGGILGIILSYSISFMVQLMLPNWNFVYSFIAFIIAFGCSTAIGIIFGFLPARNAAHLDPIEALARE from the coding sequence ATGGGTACCTTACTGGAACTAAAAGGCGTTAGTCGTAATTATCCCGCTGGAGATGGACAAGTCACCGTTTTGGATGATATTTCGTTATCTATACAGGCAGGGGAAATGGTGGCTATTGTTGGCGCTTCCGGTTCAGGTAAATCTACTTTAATGAATATACTTGGCTGTTTGGATAAACCCAGCAGTGGAGAATATTGGGTTGCGGGAAGAAATATTGCTGATTTGGATAGTGACCAATTGGCTGAGTTACGCAGGGAATATTTTGGCTTCATTTTTCAGCGCTACCATTTATTGGCTCATTTAACCGCCGAGCAAAATGTTGAAATTCCGGCAATTTATTCCGGTGTTTCCAAAATACAACGTCGTGAGCGGGCTATTGAATTGCTAAAAAGCCTTGGATTGGGAAACCGGATTGATTATCGACCAACCCAGCTTTCAGGTGGACAGCAACAACGGGTTAGTATTGCCAGGGCTCTGATGAATGGTGGTCAGGTCATCCTGGCTGACGAACCCACCGGCGCATTGGATAGCACTTCCGGCCAGGAAATGATGGATATCTTGAAGAAACTCTGTCAACGAGGACATACGGTTGTTATTGTTACCCACGATCCTAACATTGCTGCACAGGCTCAACGGGTGATCGAAATCAAAGATGGACGTATCATGAGAGAGGTGCGTTCTTCTGAACATCAAAAATTACCTCATATCTCTTCGTCTGTAGATACAAAAACTGTCAATGTAAAAACCTCCTCAGTGCAAAAAATCTGGGGACGTTTTAATGAAGCTTTATTGATGGCATGGCGTGCCATGAATGTGAATAAGCTACGGACTCTGCTGACAATGCTTGGAATTATAATCGGCATTGCTTCTGTCGTCACGATCGTAGTGATTGGCGATGCGGCAAAATCGATGGTGTTATCACATATTAAATCGATTGCCACTAACTCTATATCAATCTATCCAGGAAAAGATTTTGGCAGTGATAATGCTTTGGATATGCAGGCACTGAAACTTACTGATATTACAGCAATAAAATCTCAGCCTTATGTTTTGGCTGCTTCTCCCGAATTTATAAATAGCGGGCGTTTGCGTCAGGGCAATATGGATGCTAAAGCACAAATATTGGGGGTAGGAAATGACTTTTTTCAGGTATATGCAATGAAGTTTTCCCAAGGCATTCCTTTTACTGCAGACATGATTGAACGTCAGTCGCAAGTGGTTATCATTGATGATAATACACGTAAGAAATTCTTTCCTTACCAGGACAATGTGGTAGGCAAAGAGTTACTGTTAGCAAATATGCCCTTGACGGTGATTGGTGTAATTGCTAGTGGGCAAACGCTTTATAGCAGTGATACGTTACAAGTTTGGGTGCCTTACAGTACGATGAATAGCCGTTTGATGAATCAAAATTACTTGAATTCGATTGTTATTAGGTTGAAAGATGGCTATGTATCCAACGAAGCAGAAGAAAAACTTAATCAATTGTTGATATTTCGTCACGGCAAAAAAGATTTTCACACTTATAACGTGAATAAGACCATTAAAATAATGGATAAAACAACCCGGACGATGCAAATATTTTTAACGTTAATTGCAGTAATATCCTTGGTTGTCGGGGGGATTGGTGTCATGAATATCATGTTGGTATCTGTCACCGAACGTACAAGGGAAATTGGTATTCGTATGGCAGTAGGGGCCAGAACCAGTGACATTATGCAGCAATTCCTTATTGAAGCTGTTTTGGTTTGTTTAATTGGGGGGATATTGGGGATTATTCTGTCATACAGCATTTCTTTTATGGTGCAATTGATGTTACCGAACTGGAATTTCGTTTATAGCTTCATTGCATTTATCATTGCATTTGGCTGTTCAACGGCAATAGGGATAATTTTCGGTTTCCTACCGGCAAGAAATGCAGCTCACCTCGATCCTATAGAAGCATTGGCAAGGGAATAA